The following coding sequences are from one Simiduia curdlanivorans window:
- a CDS encoding roadblock/LC7 domain-containing protein — protein sequence MRGINYVMLCSTDGLELAAVHKKSNYNSTKLAAVSSSILAMISAFLNEINLTGCQSITFDAENGKAILTPIPAPHHPMILVTLSNKDVLLGQLLYSLKQVSNALIHADST from the coding sequence ATTAGAGGTATTAATTATGTCATGTTATGCTCGACAGATGGCCTTGAACTAGCAGCTGTCCATAAAAAAAGTAATTATAATAGTACCAAACTTGCAGCTGTTAGTAGCTCTATTCTTGCAATGATCAGTGCTTTTTTAAATGAAATTAATCTTACGGGCTGTCAAAGCATCACCTTCGATGCTGAAAATGGAAAAGCTATTTTGACGCCCATCCCCGCACCTCACCACCCAATGATATTGGTTACATTGAGTAATAAAGATGTACTTTTAGGACAATTACTTTATAGCTTGAAGCAAGTCAGTAATGCACTTATTCATGCAGACTCAACTTAA
- a CDS encoding TetR/AcrR family transcriptional regulator: MNKKQDIIVTAIKLFNTNSFSSIGVDQIVHDSGVAKMTFYKHFPSKEKLIASCLLIKVSEIRDAILYEVNLKDEFLIT; encoded by the coding sequence GTGAACAAGAAACAAGATATTATTGTAACAGCTATCAAGTTATTTAATACTAACTCTTTTAGTTCTATTGGTGTGGATCAGATTGTTCATGATTCTGGTGTTGCAAAAATGACTTTTTATAAGCATTTTCCATCAAAAGAAAAATTAATTGCATCATGCTTGCTTATAAAAGTTTCTGAAATAAGAGATGCAATATTGTATGAAGTAAACTTAAAAGACGAATTTTTGATTACTTAG